A genomic window from Pseudocitrobacter corydidari includes:
- a CDS encoding DMSO/selenate family reductase complex B subunit: MTTQYGFFIDSSRCTGCKTCELACKDYKDLGPDVSFRRIYEYAGGNWQEDDGVWHQDVFAYYLSTSCNHCEDPACTKVCPSGAMHKREDGFVVVDEDVCIGCRYCHMACPYGAPQYNATKGHMTKCDGCHDRVADGKKPICVESCPLRALDFGPIDALRKKYGNLASVAPLPSAHFTRPNVVIKPNANARPTGDTTGFLANPEEV, from the coding sequence ATGACAACACAATATGGATTTTTTATCGACTCCAGTCGCTGCACGGGCTGCAAAACCTGTGAGCTGGCATGTAAGGATTACAAAGACTTAGGCCCCGATGTTAGCTTTCGTCGCATATATGAATACGCGGGCGGTAACTGGCAGGAGGACGATGGTGTATGGCATCAGGATGTGTTCGCCTATTACCTCTCCACCTCATGCAACCATTGTGAAGATCCGGCCTGTACCAAAGTGTGCCCGAGCGGCGCAATGCATAAGCGCGAAGATGGCTTCGTGGTTGTTGATGAAGATGTCTGTATCGGCTGTCGCTACTGCCATATGGCCTGCCCGTATGGCGCGCCGCAGTATAACGCCACAAAAGGTCATATGACCAAATGCGATGGCTGTCACGACCGCGTCGCCGACGGCAAAAAACCGATCTGCGTCGAATCTTGCCCATTGCGCGCGCTGGACTTTGGCCCAATTGATGCGCTGCGTAAGAAATACGGTAATCTTGCGTCCGTAGCGCCGCTGCCGTCCGCGCATTTCACCCGACCCAACGTGGTTATCAAACCAAACGCTAACGCGAGACCAACAGGCGACACGACCGGTTTTCTGGCAAATCCTGAGGAGGTGTAA